The following proteins are co-located in the Acidobacteriota bacterium genome:
- a CDS encoding DUF4097 domain-containing protein: protein MVAKRMFALTAALFLAAGGGLVFGVEKVIEKSFPASPGAELILKSDRGSIRVDTGAPDTVAVRVTLEARGQDKAEKLFREFKLDFQPLAGGLKITGEGPEQAWKFWNWGSDNLNVRYEITVPKEYRVNLSTGGGSIAVSDLDGEVVCDTSGGSIKLGWIDGRVHARTSGGSISVEGGAADMDVETSGGGIRIGDTDGKVRAHTSGGSIRLGACRGPVDADTSGGSITVEEVLGEVSATTSGGSVKATITRQPKGDCRLETSGGSVTVYLAPSVRMGVSGHASGGGVHVNVPFEGDIDDDTIEGKINGGGPKLLLSTSAGSVNVLKYAAESGADAAPKSGTKSKPKAEKN from the coding sequence ATGGTTGCAAAACGCATGTTCGCCCTCACTGCGGCCCTGTTCCTGGCGGCGGGGGGAGGACTGGTATTCGGCGTGGAGAAGGTCATCGAGAAGTCGTTCCCGGCCAGCCCCGGGGCCGAGCTGATCCTGAAATCCGACCGGGGATCCATCCGCGTGGACACGGGCGCGCCCGACACGGTGGCCGTCCGGGTGACGCTGGAAGCCCGGGGGCAGGACAAGGCGGAGAAACTGTTCCGGGAATTCAAGCTCGACTTCCAGCCGCTGGCGGGCGGACTGAAGATCACGGGCGAAGGCCCCGAGCAGGCATGGAAATTCTGGAACTGGGGCTCGGACAATCTGAACGTTCGTTATGAGATCACCGTGCCGAAGGAGTACCGGGTGAACCTGAGCACCGGCGGCGGCAGCATCGCCGTGTCGGATCTCGACGGTGAGGTGGTCTGCGACACCTCCGGCGGCAGCATCAAGCTGGGCTGGATCGACGGCCGGGTCCACGCCCGCACCTCCGGCGGCAGCATCAGCGTCGAAGGCGGCGCAGCCGACATGGACGTCGAGACCTCCGGCGGCGGCATCCGCATCGGCGACACGGACGGCAAGGTCCGCGCCCACACCTCGGGCGGCAGCATCCGCCTGGGCGCCTGCCGCGGTCCGGTGGACGCCGACACCTCCGGCGGCAGCATCACCGTGGAGGAGGTGCTGGGCGAGGTGTCGGCCACCACATCGGGCGGCTCGGTCAAGGCGACCATCACCCGCCAGCCAAAGGGCGACTGCCGTCTCGAGACCTCCGGCGGCAGTGTCACCGTCTACCTCGCGCCCTCGGTGCGGATGGGCGTCAGCGGCCACGCCAGCGGCGGCGGTGTCCACGTCAACGTCCCCTTCGAAGGGGATATCGACGACGACACCATCGAAGGGAAAATCAACGGCGGCGGCCCGAAGCTGCTGCTGAGCACGTCCGCCGGCTCGGTGAACGTGCTGAAGTACGCCGCGGAATCCGGTGCGGACGCCGCACCGAAGAGCGGGACGAAATCCAAGCCGAAGGCCGAGAAGAACTGA
- a CDS encoding ABC transporter ATP-binding protein, whose protein sequence is MTETGQPPVEPPAALRCRRLVKRYPGVLAVDCLDLEVRAGESFGLLGPNGAGKTTTMEILEGLTLADAGDVEVLGRHWGRGGDPALRARLGVQLQTAQLPEKLTVFEVVRLFASFYPAGGDVEAMIRTVELAEKRAARVGKLSGGQRQRLALACALVGDPELLFLDEPTTGLDPQARLKFWELIEACHARGKTILLTTHYMEEAARLCDRVAIMDHGHVIALGSPAELVAALDAEQIVEFAADAELEAPALAALPGVSAAARRDGAWRLSVRDMGAALPALLAELARRGAALNRLATHQATLEDVFVHLTGRELRDG, encoded by the coding sequence GTGACCGAAACCGGCCAACCCCCTGTCGAACCGCCGGCCGCTCTGCGCTGCCGCCGTCTGGTGAAGCGCTACCCAGGCGTGCTGGCTGTGGACTGCCTCGACCTGGAGGTGCGCGCCGGCGAGAGCTTCGGCCTGCTGGGGCCCAACGGCGCCGGCAAGACCACCACCATGGAAATCCTGGAAGGGCTCACCCTGGCCGACGCCGGCGACGTGGAGGTGCTGGGGCGGCACTGGGGGCGGGGCGGCGACCCCGCGCTTCGGGCCCGGCTGGGCGTCCAGCTCCAGACCGCCCAGTTGCCGGAGAAGCTCACCGTGTTCGAGGTGGTGCGGCTGTTCGCCAGCTTCTACCCGGCGGGCGGTGACGTGGAGGCAATGATCCGCACCGTGGAACTGGCCGAGAAGCGCGCGGCCCGCGTGGGCAAGCTCTCCGGCGGACAGCGCCAGCGCCTGGCCCTGGCCTGCGCGCTGGTGGGCGATCCCGAATTGCTCTTCCTCGACGAGCCCACCACCGGCCTCGACCCGCAGGCGCGTCTCAAGTTCTGGGAGCTGATCGAGGCGTGCCACGCCCGGGGCAAGACGATCCTGCTCACCACCCATTACATGGAGGAGGCGGCGCGGCTGTGCGACCGCGTGGCCATCATGGACCACGGCCACGTCATCGCGCTGGGGAGCCCCGCGGAACTGGTGGCCGCGCTCGATGCCGAGCAGATCGTGGAGTTCGCGGCCGACGCCGAGCTCGAGGCGCCGGCGCTGGCGGCGCTGCCGGGCGTGAGCGCCGCCGCGCGCCGCGACGGTGCCTGGCGTCTCAGCGTGCGGGACATGGGCGCGGCGCTGCCGGCGCTCCTGGCCGAACTGGCGCGGCGGGGGGCCGCGCTCAACCGGCTGGCCACCCACCAGGCCACCCTCGAGGACGTGTTCGTCCACCTCACCGGCCGGGAGCTGCGCGATGGCTGA
- a CDS encoding ABC transporter permease: MAEPAVTPTGTRRRFHPLAELTRARILEFVREPESMFWVFVFPVLLALALGIAFRTQPVEKFRVAVETGSAGASRLLELLRAAPGLDVAALDAAEAGRALRTGRVDLVIVPGAGPAPGDTPSWTFRYDPTRGESRNARLAADDALQRALGRRDPAVAGEEPVVQPGARYIDFLIPGLVGLNLMGSGLWGIGFTVVQLRTQKLLKLFAATPMRRPHFLLSFILSRLLMLVGELATLIGFGWLLFDVRVHGSWLDLAVLSLLGSLAFAGIGLLVAARPRTIESVSGWMNLVMLPMWIFSGALFSYARFPEAVQPYLRLLPLTALNDALRLVINEGRPLYAGWFELTVLAAYTVISFVLALRFFRWQ; the protein is encoded by the coding sequence ATGGCTGAGCCCGCCGTCACCCCGACCGGAACCCGCCGCCGGTTCCACCCCCTGGCGGAGCTCACCCGCGCCCGGATCCTGGAGTTCGTCCGGGAGCCGGAGTCTATGTTCTGGGTGTTCGTCTTCCCGGTGCTGCTGGCGCTGGCGCTGGGGATCGCCTTCCGCACCCAGCCCGTGGAGAAATTCCGCGTGGCGGTGGAGACGGGTTCCGCCGGCGCTTCTCGACTGCTGGAACTGCTGCGGGCGGCGCCCGGCCTGGACGTGGCGGCGCTGGACGCGGCCGAAGCCGGTCGGGCCTTGCGCACCGGCCGCGTGGACTTGGTGATCGTGCCCGGCGCCGGGCCGGCGCCCGGCGACACGCCGTCGTGGACCTTCCGCTACGACCCGACCCGAGGCGAGAGCCGCAACGCCCGCCTGGCCGCCGACGACGCCCTGCAGCGGGCCCTGGGCCGGCGCGATCCGGCCGTCGCCGGCGAGGAACCGGTCGTCCAGCCCGGCGCGCGCTACATCGACTTCCTGATCCCCGGACTGGTGGGGCTCAACCTGATGGGGAGCGGCCTGTGGGGGATCGGCTTCACCGTGGTCCAGCTCCGGACGCAGAAGCTGCTGAAGCTCTTCGCCGCCACGCCCATGCGCCGGCCCCACTTCCTGCTGTCGTTCATCCTGTCGCGGTTGCTCATGCTGGTGGGTGAGCTGGCGACGCTCATCGGCTTCGGCTGGCTGCTCTTCGACGTGCGGGTGCACGGGTCGTGGCTGGACCTGGCCGTGCTGTCGCTGCTGGGGTCGCTGGCGTTCGCCGGCATCGGGCTGCTGGTGGCGGCGCGCCCCCGGACCATCGAGAGCGTGTCCGGTTGGATGAACCTGGTGATGCTCCCCATGTGGATCTTTTCGGGGGCGCTCTTCTCGTACGCCCGCTTCCCCGAGGCGGTCCAGCCGTATCTGCGGCTCCTGCCGCTCACCGCGCTCAACGACGCGCTGCGGCTGGTCATCAACGAGGGCCGGCCGCTGTACGCCGGCTGGTTCGAACTGACCGTCCTGGCCGCCTACACCGTGATCTCCTTCGTCCTCGCCCTGCGCTTCTTCCGGTGGCAGTGA
- a CDS encoding DUF418 domain-containing protein — protein sequence MNESVCPPDAAPTEPVPDAVAPAPDRPAVPFRLEPVAAPERLAAVDVLRGVAVLGILVMNIYAFALPMAAYFNPLVWGGNTGADMWTWIVTHLLFDQKMMTIFSMLFGAGLVLLDQRSATRGVKLGGVYYRRVLVLLAFGLLHAYLFWYGDILYNYALCGMLLFLFRRVAPRRLITVGAALILMAMLSYTAMGGFFMLARKTAQEAATAQAAGRTLTEFQQAMAETWPELRQQFEPPPAELQRQIQVHRGSWSGLFMERAPNVLQMQIFMTLMYFTWRLGGIMLIGMALMKLDVFSARRSPGFYRRLMLVGYGLGFPLVGLGMWDLFRTRFDFIHQFLAAGHFNEVGSLLVALGHVGLIMRLYQVGVWSTLQRRLAAVGRMALTNYLAQTVIATTIFYGYGFGLFGAVPRFPLMGFVVAIWAVQLWYSPIWLRHFRFGPAEWFWRWLTYGRRPPMRLGVDGSCT from the coding sequence ATGAATGAGTCCGTCTGTCCTCCGGATGCCGCGCCAACGGAACCTGTCCCGGATGCCGTCGCGCCGGCGCCCGATCGGCCGGCCGTTCCGTTCCGGCTCGAACCGGTGGCCGCACCGGAGCGCCTGGCCGCCGTGGATGTCCTGCGCGGCGTGGCTGTGCTCGGCATCCTGGTGATGAACATCTACGCCTTCGCCCTGCCCATGGCGGCGTACTTCAACCCGCTGGTCTGGGGCGGCAACACGGGCGCCGACATGTGGACGTGGATCGTCACCCACCTGCTGTTCGATCAGAAGATGATGACCATCTTCTCCATGCTCTTCGGCGCCGGGCTGGTGCTCCTGGACCAGCGCTCCGCCACCCGGGGCGTGAAACTCGGCGGCGTGTACTACCGGCGGGTACTGGTGCTCCTGGCGTTCGGCCTGTTGCACGCCTACTTGTTCTGGTACGGCGACATCCTGTACAACTACGCCCTCTGCGGCATGCTGCTCTTTTTGTTCCGGCGCGTCGCCCCCCGCCGGCTCATCACCGTCGGCGCAGCCCTGATCCTGATGGCCATGCTGTCCTACACCGCCATGGGCGGATTTTTCATGCTCGCCCGGAAGACCGCGCAGGAGGCCGCAACGGCCCAGGCCGCCGGCCGCACGCTCACGGAGTTCCAGCAGGCGATGGCGGAGACCTGGCCGGAGCTCCGGCAGCAGTTCGAGCCGCCGCCCGCTGAACTCCAACGGCAGATCCAGGTTCACCGCGGCTCCTGGAGCGGGCTCTTCATGGAACGCGCCCCCAACGTGCTCCAGATGCAGATCTTCATGACCCTCATGTATTTCACCTGGCGCCTTGGCGGGATCATGCTCATCGGCATGGCCCTGATGAAGCTCGATGTGTTCAGCGCCCGGCGGTCACCCGGCTTCTACCGGCGGCTGATGCTGGTCGGATACGGGTTGGGCTTTCCCCTCGTGGGGCTGGGAATGTGGGACCTGTTCCGCACCCGCTTCGATTTCATCCACCAGTTCCTGGCGGCGGGGCACTTCAACGAGGTGGGGAGTCTGCTGGTGGCGCTGGGCCACGTGGGGCTGATCATGCGGCTGTACCAGGTCGGCGTCTGGTCGACCCTGCAGCGGCGCCTGGCCGCGGTGGGCCGGATGGCGCTCACCAACTACCTGGCCCAGACCGTCATCGCCACCACCATCTTTTACGGTTACGGCTTCGGGCTCTTCGGCGCGGTCCCCCGGTTTCCCCTCATGGGCTTCGTCGTCGCGATCTGGGCGGTCCAGCTCTGGTACAGCCCGATCTGGCTGAGGCACTTCCGCTTCGGTCCGGCCGAGTGGTTCTGGCGCTGGCTCACCTACGGCCGCCGCCCGCCCATGCGGCTGGGCGTTGATGGTTCGTGCACGTAA
- a CDS encoding spermidine/putrescine ABC transporter substrate-binding protein: MSATFRILSAAALAAALLLAPACTRETPVLHVYTWADYVKPELVQRFEAEYGCRVQIDTFDSNEAMYAKLKAGGGGYDLITPSSYMVKVMHKQAMLLALDHTRLPNLRHIDQAYLKVALDPGMHHSVPYMLTTTGIAYLKSKLADVEPSWGVFDRTDLAGRATMLNDMRESIGGALKFLGYSLNTTDEEQLAEAQAVVIRWKRHLAKFENEQYKTGLASGEFLLVHGYSGDIFQVQAENDDIAFVIPREGTSIACDDLVIPAGAPQAELAHAFINFLHDPAVAAENTNFIRYLCPNAACYPKLDAELRNDPAVFVPEAIRARCEVIDDLGAANALYTKVWDEIKAAE; the protein is encoded by the coding sequence ATGAGCGCAACCTTCCGCATTCTGTCCGCGGCCGCCTTGGCCGCCGCCCTGCTGCTGGCGCCTGCGTGCACGCGGGAGACGCCGGTGCTCCACGTCTACACCTGGGCCGACTACGTCAAGCCCGAGCTCGTCCAGCGCTTTGAAGCGGAGTACGGCTGCCGGGTGCAAATCGACACGTTTGACTCCAACGAGGCGATGTACGCCAAGCTCAAGGCCGGCGGGGGCGGCTACGACCTGATCACCCCCTCGAGCTACATGGTCAAGGTCATGCACAAGCAGGCCATGCTGCTGGCGCTGGACCACACCCGGCTCCCCAACCTCCGCCACATCGACCAGGCGTACCTCAAAGTGGCGTTGGATCCCGGAATGCACCACAGCGTGCCGTACATGCTCACCACCACCGGCATCGCCTACCTCAAGAGCAAGCTCGCCGACGTCGAGCCCAGTTGGGGCGTCTTCGACCGGACCGACCTGGCCGGCCGCGCCACCATGCTCAACGACATGCGCGAAAGCATCGGCGGCGCGCTCAAATTCCTCGGCTACTCCCTGAACACCACCGACGAGGAGCAGTTGGCGGAAGCCCAGGCCGTGGTCATCCGCTGGAAGCGGCATCTGGCCAAGTTCGAGAACGAGCAATACAAGACCGGCCTGGCCTCGGGCGAGTTCCTCCTGGTGCACGGCTACAGCGGCGACATCTTCCAGGTGCAGGCGGAGAACGACGACATCGCCTTCGTCATCCCCCGCGAGGGCACGTCCATCGCCTGCGACGACCTGGTGATCCCCGCCGGTGCGCCGCAGGCGGAGCTGGCGCACGCGTTCATCAACTTCCTGCACGATCCGGCGGTGGCCGCGGAGAACACCAACTTCATCCGCTACCTCTGCCCCAACGCCGCCTGCTACCCGAAGCTCGACGCGGAGCTGCGGAACGACCCGGCGGTGTTCGTGCCGGAGGCGATCCGGGCCCGCTGCGAGGTGATCGACGACCTCGGCGCCGCCAACGCGCTCTACACGAAGGTCTGGGACGAGATCAAGGCGGCCGAATAG
- a CDS encoding ABC transporter permease, whose product MTRSRFPIVVTYAVLAFFYLPILVLVINSFNASRFGSTWGGWSLRWYERLFTHREIWEALQNTLVVAVAATAASVVLGTLAAFALHRWQSRLQRVHFTLIYIPLVVPEILMGISLLFFFAALRMPLGLGTITLAHITFCVSYVALVVLGRLQDFDWAVVEAAQDLGAGWWTTVRRVLLPLLAPGIVAGALLAFTLSVDDFVITFFVAGPGSTTLPIQIYSMIKHGSPPVINALSTLLLAATFAAVWLSRRLTEENR is encoded by the coding sequence GTGACCCGGAGCCGCTTTCCCATCGTGGTCACGTATGCCGTGCTGGCCTTCTTCTACCTGCCCATTCTGGTGCTGGTGATCAACTCGTTCAACGCCTCCCGCTTCGGCAGCACCTGGGGCGGCTGGTCGCTGCGTTGGTACGAGCGGCTGTTCACCCACCGCGAAATCTGGGAGGCGCTGCAGAACACCCTCGTCGTAGCCGTGGCGGCTACCGCCGCCTCGGTGGTGCTGGGCACTCTGGCCGCCTTTGCCCTGCACCGCTGGCAGAGCCGGCTCCAGCGCGTCCACTTCACCCTGATCTACATCCCGTTGGTGGTGCCCGAGATCCTCATGGGCATCAGCTTGCTCTTCTTTTTCGCCGCACTGCGGATGCCGCTCGGGCTCGGCACCATCACCCTGGCCCACATCACCTTCTGCGTCAGCTATGTCGCCCTGGTGGTGCTGGGCCGGCTGCAGGACTTCGACTGGGCGGTGGTGGAGGCGGCCCAGGACCTTGGCGCCGGCTGGTGGACCACCGTGCGGCGCGTGCTGTTGCCGCTGCTGGCGCCGGGCATTGTTGCCGGCGCGCTGCTGGCGTTCACGCTGTCGGTGGACGACTTCGTGATCACCTTTTTCGTCGCCGGGCCGGGTTCCACCACCCTGCCCATCCAGATTTACAGTATGATCAAGCACGGCTCGCCCCCCGTGATCAACGCGCTGTCCACGCTGCTGCTGGCGGCGACGTTCGCCGCGGTGTGGCTGAGCCGCCGCCTGACGGAGGAAAACCGATGA
- a CDS encoding ABC transporter permease yields MGWLAVLFLLPTVLIFAISLRPADPFGGIGAGWTLDHVRALAAPHYVIIAARTVLFSLLTTAICLFLALPTGYYIARAPGRWRQTLLLLVVVPFWTSFLIRIFAWKVLLHPDGLFKQALACLRLVSADAALLYHPPAVLLVMVYTCLPFAILPVYAAAEKFDFQLLEAARDLGAGRFQAFLRVFVPGIRRGVLTAVLVVLIPALGTYVIPDLVGGPTSEMIGNKIAQRVFVDRNLPHAGALAALLTLGVLLPMAAVLVLQARGRRRAPTDEEGL; encoded by the coding sequence ATGGGCTGGCTGGCGGTGTTGTTCCTCCTGCCCACCGTGCTCATCTTCGCCATCAGCCTGCGGCCGGCCGACCCGTTCGGCGGCATCGGCGCAGGCTGGACGCTGGACCACGTGCGCGCACTGGCGGCCCCGCACTACGTCATCATCGCCGCGCGGACCGTGCTGTTCAGCCTGCTCACCACCGCGATCTGCCTGTTCCTGGCGCTGCCCACCGGCTACTACATCGCCCGGGCGCCCGGGCGCTGGCGCCAGACGCTGCTGCTGCTGGTGGTGGTGCCGTTCTGGACGAGCTTCCTCATCCGCATCTTCGCCTGGAAGGTGCTGCTCCACCCTGACGGGCTCTTCAAGCAGGCGCTGGCCTGCCTCCGCCTGGTGTCCGCCGACGCCGCCCTGCTGTACCACCCGCCGGCGGTGCTGCTGGTCATGGTGTACACCTGCCTGCCGTTCGCCATCCTGCCGGTGTACGCCGCGGCGGAGAAGTTCGACTTCCAGCTCCTCGAGGCGGCGCGGGACCTCGGCGCCGGCCGCTTCCAGGCGTTCTTGCGCGTGTTCGTGCCGGGCATCCGCCGCGGCGTGCTCACCGCGGTGCTGGTGGTGCTCATCCCGGCGCTGGGCACGTACGTCATCCCCGATCTCGTGGGCGGCCCCACCTCCGAGATGATCGGCAACAAGATCGCCCAGCGCGTGTTCGTGGACCGCAACCTGCCCCACGCCGGCGCGCTGGCGGCGCTGCTCACCCTGGGCGTGCTGCTGCCCATGGCGGCGGTGCTCGTGTTGCAAGCGCGCGGACGGCGGCGGGCGCCGACCGACGAGGAGGGGCTGTGA